The Pseudoxanthomonas sp. SL93 genome segment AACGACGAATCGCAGATACGGACATCAGACTCTCCCTCAAATGGATGTTGAAAGCCGCCAATGCGGCGAAGATCCTGGTCGGATCGCTCGGGTAGCGCGAGAGGGGGATGGCGGCCTGTTGCGTTCGACCAGAACACGAACACGCAGACGCGTGTCGCACCTTGAAACTAGCGGACACGTGCAACGTGAATCAGCGATGAAAGACACACTTTGCGTGACCTGCATCAAAACGTAATGCGCCACGTACACACATGAAGCGAAGTCACCGGTGGACATCCGCATGTAGGTTCATTTACGTCGCTCGCATGTGAAAAAGTACACGCGCTTACTTGCGTGTCATTGGCATCGTGCTTGCGTGCGCGGCAACGGCAACCGCGACGACTGGGGGGATGGCGTCCCATGCACGCATACGCTGGAGGACGCGCCTGCACGGAAAAGAAAAAAGCCCGCAGCAATGTGCGGGCTTTTTCTTCATCGGTTCTGCGGCCGCGGCGTGGGCGCGATCCGCTTTCCGGCGGTTCTTGCTCAGTCGCGCAGCTTCACCAGCCAGCCATGGCGGTCGGGGATGCGGCCGTACTGGATGTCGGTGAGTTCCTTGCGGATGCCCATCGTCACCTCGCCCGCGGGCGCGTTGATGTCGCCCACCTCGAACCCCTTGCCCTTCAGCTGGCCGATGGGGGTGATGACGGCGGCGGTGCCGCAGGCGAACACTTCGCTGATCTCGCCGGACGCCACGCCCTGCTTCCACTCGTCGATGGAGACCTTGCGTTCTTCCACCGCGTGGCCGCGATCGCGTGCGATCTGCAGGATGCTGGAGCGGGTGATGCCTTCCAGGATGCTGCCCGACAGTTCCGGCGTGACGATGCGGCCGTCCTTGTAGACCAGGAAGACGTTCATGCCACCCAGTTCTTCCAGGTACTTGCCTTCCACCGGATCGAGGAACAGCACCTGCGAGCAGCCCTGCGCCTGTGCTTCCTGCTGCGGCAGCAGCGAAGCGGCATAGTTGCCACCGCACTTGGCCGCGCCGGTACCGCCCTTGGCGGCACGCGCGTAGTCTTCCGACAGCCAGATCGACACCGGTGCCACGCCCTTGGCGAAGTACGCGCCGGCCGGGCTGGCGATGACGTAGTAACCGGCCTTCTGTGCCGCGCGCACGCCGAGGAAGGCTTCGGTGGCGATCATGAAGGGACGGAAGTACAGGCTGGTCTCCGGCGCCGACGGCACCCAGGCGTGGTCGATGGCGACCAGCTGGCGCAGCGACTCGACGAATTCGTTCACCGGCAGCTGCGGCAGCGCCAGGCGCGCGGCGGAGCGCTGCAGGCGCGCGCCGTTGGCATCGGGACGGAAGGTCCAGATGGAACCGTCGGCATGGCGGTAGGCCTTGATGCCTTCGAAGATCTCCTGCCCGTAGTGCAGCACCGACGCGGCCGGATCGAGCGAGAGCGGGCCGTAGGCGCGTACTTCGGCGTTGTGCCAGCCCTTCGCCTTGTCCCACTCGATGGCGACCATGTGGTCGGTGAAGTACAGGCCGAAGCCCGGCGCGACGAGCAGGGCATCGCGCTCGGCAGCCGACTTGGCGTTCGCCGAAGGGGTCACGCGGTAGGTCAACGGGGCGGCGTTCATGACGTTCATCTCTTCCTTCCTGACGGTTCTACTGACGGGTGCGAGTCGCAGGGGACTCAGAGCATGCCGGTTTCCAGCTTGGCGGCTTCGGACATCATATGGCGCCCCCACGGCGGATCGAAGACCAGTTCGACATCGGCATCGGCGATGGTGGGGATCATCTCCAGCTTGCTGCGCACGTCGTCGACCAGGATCTCGCCCATGCCGCAGCCGGGCGCGGTCAGCGTCATCTTCACTTCGACGTCGCGCTGGCCATCGTCGCGCTTGCTCAGGTTGGCTTCGTACACCAGGCCGAGGTCGACGATGTTGAACGGAATCTCGGGGTCGAAGCAGGTGCGCAGCTGGTTCCACACCAGCGCCTCGACTTCTTCGTCGCTGGCGTTGTCGGGCAGCGTCAGCGATTCGGTGGGCTCCTTGCCGATGGCGTCGCCATCCTTGCCGGCGATGCGGAACAGGTTGCCTTCGACGAACACGGTATAGCTGCCACCCAGCGCCTGGGTGATGTAGCCATAGCTGCCGGCCGGCAGGGTGACGAGTTCGCCCTGGGGCACCAGGACGGCGGCGCAATCGCGCTCGAATTGGACGGGTTCGCTGCTGCGGGAGTACATGGGGACCAGATGGGGGCGCCCGAGGGGCGTCGCAATGCGTGCATTGTAGCCCCGCGCCCGGCCCGGCACCCCACCCGGAGCGGCCCAGGCCTTATCCTTGGCGGCCGTTCCGGAGTCCCCATGCCCCCTGCCCCGCGTCGCGCCCCCTCTTGGCTTGCCCCTGTGATGCTGTTGCTGGGCGGGCTGAGCTTCATGCTGATCTGGGTGATGCTGGCCCTGTACCTGCAGAAACAGGTGGGCTGGATGGCGTTGCTGGCGGCGCTGGACGCAGCCCTGATGCTGCGGCTGGGCGGCATGGCACGTGGTGCGGGACGCAGTGTCCTGGCACTGGTCGCGACCGTGGCGATCTGCGCGCTGGCGCTGTGGGGCATCGTGGCGACGCAGCTGGGGTTCGCGATGGGGCTGGGGCCGTTCGACTCGGCGCTGCGGTTGGGCACGCACCACGCCTGGACGCTGACCTCGCTGGCCAACACGACGCTCGACTGGGTCGCGCTGGCGCTGGCGCCTCCGCTGGCCGCCTGGCTGGCGCGCTGACGCCGCGCACGGCAGACGGCCTTCAGCGCCCGGGCACGTCCTTCACGCAGCGCGCGAACAGACGGACCGCCTGCTCGATCTCGACGACCGACATGCTGGCGTAGCCCATCAGCAGGCCGGTGCGCGCAAGCGGGCGGGCGTAGTACGGCGCGATGGGATACAGGTCCAGCCCCAGGCTGCGCGCATGTCCGATCAGCGCCGCGCCGCGGGCGGTGTCGTAGTCCCGCAGCCAGGCCACCAGGTGCATGCCGGCGCGCGAGTCGGCGACTTCGACCTGGTCACCGAGGCATTCGCGCAGGGCGCGGAGCAGCGCGTTGCGCCGCTCGTTGAGGGCGCGGCCGGTGCGGCGCAGGTGGCGTTCGAAGCCGCCGTTGGCCATGAAGCTGGCCAGTGCGGCCTGTTCGATGGCCGAGGTGCCGAAGTCCTCACGCCACTTGGCGGTGATGTAGTCCTGGCGCAGGCCGGGCGGCATGACCAGGTAGCCCAGGCGCAGCGAGGGAAACAGTACCTTCGAGAACGTGCCCACGTAGATCACCTGCCCGCCGCGATCCAGCGACTGCAGGGCGGCCAGCGGCTGCGCGTCGTAGCGGAACTCGCCGTCGTAGTCGTCCTCGAAGATCCAGCTGCCGTGCTGCCGGGCGTAATCCAGCAGCGCCAGGCGCCGGCCCAGCGACATCACCACGCCGGACGGGAACTGGTGCGAAGGCGTGACGTACAGCAGGCGCGGCGCCGGCGTCGGCAGCGCATCCAGGCGCAGGCCCTGTGCATCCACGTCGACCGCGTGCACGCGCGCGCCATGGATCTGCAGCACTTCGCGCATGGCGGTGTAGTGGGGCTCCTCGACCACCGCGCTCTGGCCCGGATCCAGCAGCACGCGGGCGGTCAGCGACATGGCCTGCTGCGTGCCGCCGACGATCAGGATGTCGGCCGGCGTGGTCTGCACGCCGCGACGGCGCGCCAGGTAGTCGCAGACGGCTTCGCGCAGCGCGGGCACGCCCTGCGTCATGGGATACGCCGGTGGCGTGTAGGCCGCCGCATGCGCCAGTTCGCGTGCCCACGCGT includes the following:
- a CDS encoding branched-chain amino acid aminotransferase codes for the protein MNAAPLTYRVTPSANAKSAAERDALLVAPGFGLYFTDHMVAIEWDKAKGWHNAEVRAYGPLSLDPAASVLHYGQEIFEGIKAYRHADGSIWTFRPDANGARLQRSAARLALPQLPVNEFVESLRQLVAIDHAWVPSAPETSLYFRPFMIATEAFLGVRAAQKAGYYVIASPAGAYFAKGVAPVSIWLSEDYARAAKGGTGAAKCGGNYAASLLPQQEAQAQGCSQVLFLDPVEGKYLEELGGMNVFLVYKDGRIVTPELSGSILEGITRSSILQIARDRGHAVEERKVSIDEWKQGVASGEISEVFACGTAAVITPIGQLKGKGFEVGDINAPAGEVTMGIRKELTDIQYGRIPDRHGWLVKLRD
- the sufT gene encoding putative Fe-S cluster assembly protein SufT, with amino-acid sequence MYSRSSEPVQFERDCAAVLVPQGELVTLPAGSYGYITQALGGSYTVFVEGNLFRIAGKDGDAIGKEPTESLTLPDNASDEEVEALVWNQLRTCFDPEIPFNIVDLGLVYEANLSKRDDGQRDVEVKMTLTAPGCGMGEILVDDVRSKLEMIPTIADADVELVFDPPWGRHMMSEAAKLETGML
- a CDS encoding PLP-dependent aminotransferase family protein, whose translation is MLMHLQMDGKGPLHAQLTRALKSAMFAGGVSRGTRLPATRLLARELGLSRNTVLAAYEQLRAEGFVAARVGSGSYVTPPMQPAFAPPAPASVTLPPQSEYARRGRAFHDHANMAGRATPGMRYAFSYGVPYTNPALTNAWARELAHAAAYTPPAYPMTQGVPALREAVCDYLARRRGVQTTPADILIVGGTQQAMSLTARVLLDPGQSAVVEEPHYTAMREVLQIHGARVHAVDVDAQGLRLDALPTPAPRLLYVTPSHQFPSGVVMSLGRRLALLDYARQHGSWIFEDDYDGEFRYDAQPLAALQSLDRGGQVIYVGTFSKVLFPSLRLGYLVMPPGLRQDYITAKWREDFGTSAIEQAALASFMANGGFERHLRRTGRALNERRNALLRALRECLGDQVEVADSRAGMHLVAWLRDYDTARGAALIGHARSLGLDLYPIAPYYARPLARTGLLMGYASMSVVEIEQAVRLFARCVKDVPGR